A single Muntiacus reevesi chromosome 9, mMunRee1.1, whole genome shotgun sequence DNA region contains:
- the LOC136176075 gene encoding olfactory receptor 5AR1-like has translation MGRENHSVVTEFILMGITQDPQLQIIFFVVFLLVYLVDVVGNVGMIILIIADTQLHTPMYFFLCNLSFVDLGYSSAIAPRMLADLLTKRNVISFSSCATQFAFFVGFVDAECYVLAAMAYDRFVAICRPLHYSALMSKRVCLALVLGSYLAGLVSLGAHTSLTFSLSYCGSNIINHFFCEIPPLLALSCSDTHVSETLLFSLCGFIELSTILVIFISYAFILVAIIRMRSAAGRLKAFSTCGALLTGVTLFYGTGMFMYLRPTSRYSLDQDKWASVFCTVIIPMLNPLIYSLRNKDVKAALRKITGKKPQ, from the coding sequence ATGGGTAGAGAAAACCACTCAGTGGTGACTGAGTTTATCCTTATGGGCATCACTCAAGACCCTCAGCTGCAGATCATCTTTTTTGTGGTCTTCCTCTTGGTCTACCTGGTCGATGTAGTGGGGAATGTCGGGATGATTATCCTGATCATAGCAGACACTCAgcttcacacacccatgtactttttcctctgcAACCTCTCTTTTGTCGACCTGGGCTACTCTTCAGCCATTGCCCCCAGGATGCTGGCTGACCTCCTGACAAAGCGCAACGTCATCTCTTTTTCCAGCTGTGCCACCCAGTTCGCGTTTTTCGTAGGCTTTGTGGATGCCGAGTGCTATGTCCTGGctgccatggcctatgaccgcttcgTGGCCATCTGCCGACCCCTCCACTACAGCGCTCTCATGTCCAAGCGGGTCTGCCTGGCTCTCGTGCTGGGCTCCTACCTGGCCGGCTTGGTGAGTTTAGGGGCCCACActtccctcactttcagtctgagtTACTGTGGTTCCAACATCAtcaaccacttcttctgtgaaaTCCCGCCGCTCTTAGCCCTCTCTTGCTCGGACACCCACGTCAGCGAGACCTTGCTCTTCAGTCTCTGTGGCTTCATTGAACTCAGCACCATCCTCGTCATCTTTATCTCCTACGCCTTCATCCTCGTCGCAATTATCAGAATGCGCTCCGCTGCAGGCCGCCTGAAGGCGTTCTCCACCTGCGGCGCTCTCCTCACTGGCGTCACGCTTTTCTACGGCACAGGCATGTTTATGTACCTGCGGCCAACGTCCCGCTACTCCCTGGATCAAGACAAATGGGCCTCTGTGTTCTGCACTGTCATCATCCCCATGCTGAATCCCTTGATCTACAGTTTACGGAACAAGGATGTCAAGGCTGCTCTCAGGAAAATAACTGGAAAGAAACCTCAATAA
- the LOC136173985 gene encoding olfactory receptor 5AP2-like — protein sequence MARYMKEVQTRNQTEVTEFILLGLSDNSELQVVLFGLFLLIYMATMVGNLGMIVLIKMDPCLHTPMCFFLSSLSFVDASYSSSVTPKMLVNLVAARKAISFNGCAAQFYFFGSFLGTECFLLAMMAYDRFAAIWSPLLYPVLMSGRICFLLVATSFLAGFGNAAIHTGMTFKLPFCGSNEINHFYCDTPPLLKLSCSDTHINGTVIMAFSSVNVIGCAMIVLISYLCILVAILRMPSLEGRHKAFSTCASHLMAITIFFGTILFMYLRPTSSYSMEQDKVASVFYVVVIPMLNPLIYSLKNKDVKGALKKILQKQTL from the coding sequence ATGGCCAGATATATGAAAGAGGtgcaaaccaggaatcaaacggaAGTGACAGAATTTATCCTCTTAGGACTCTCAGACAATTCAGAGCTACAGGTCGTCCTCTTTGGATTGTTTCTGTTGATCTATATGGCAACCATGGTGGGTAATTTGGGGATGATTGTGCTAATTAAGATGGATCCTtgtctccacacccccatgtgCTTTTTTCTCAGCAGTCTCTCCTTTGTCGATGCCTCTTACTCTTCTTCTGTCACTCCTAAGATGCTGGTGAACCTCGTGGCTGCGAGGAAGGCCATTTCTTTTAATGGATGTGCTGCCCAGTTCTATTTCTTTGGCTCCTTCCTGGGGACGGAGTGCTTCTTGTTAGCTATGATGGCATACGACCGCTTCGCAGCCATTTGGAGCCCTTTGCTGTATCCAGTTCTCATGTCTGGGAGAATTTGCTTCTTGCTAGTGGCTACCTCATTCCTAGCAGGTTTTGGAAATGCAGCCATACACACAGGAATGACTTTCAAATTGCCCTTTTGTGGCTCCAATGAGATCAATCATTTCTACTGTGATACACCACCCCTACTCAAACTCTCTTGCTCTGATACCCACATCAACGGCACTGTGATCATGGCTTTCTCGAGTGTTAATGTCATCGGCTGTGCTATGATCGTCCTCATTTCCTACCTATGCATCCTTGTTGCCATCTTGAGGATGCCCTCATTAGAGGGCAGGcacaaagccttctccacctgtgcctcTCACCTCATGGCCATCACCATATTCTTTGGGACGATTCTCTTCATGTACTTGCGTCCTACGTCTAGCTACTCAATGGAGCAGGACAAGGTTGCCTCTGTCTTTTATGTGGTAGTGATCCCTATGCTAAATCCCCTCATCTacagtttgaaaaataaagatgtgAAAGGGGCCTTAAAGAAGATCTTACAGAAACAGACACTGTGA
- the LOC136174991 gene encoding olfactory receptor 5M10-like, which yields MPSPNHTVVAEFVLLGLTDDPVLQKALFGVFLAIYLVTLAGNLGMIMLIRTNPHLQTPMYFFLSHLSFVDLCYSSNVTPNMLHNFLSARKTISYAGCFTQCLLFIALVITEFYLLASMALDRYAAICSPLHYSARMSRDVCLFLVTVPYTCGFLNGLSQALLTFHLSFCASLEINHFYCADPPLIMLACSDTYVKKMAMFVVAGFTLSSSFFIILLSYVFIAASILAIRSVEGRYKAFSTCGSHLTIVTLFYGTLFCMYLRPPTEKSVKESKIFAVFYSCLSPMLNPLIYSMRNKDVIQAMQQMIKRNLS from the coding sequence ATGCCTTCCCCTAACCACACTGTAGTGGCTGAATTCGTTCTCCTGGGGCTCACAGATGACCCGGTGCTACAGAAGGCCCTGTTTGGGGTGTTCCTGGCGATCTACCTAGTCACACTGGCAGGGAACCTGGGCATGATCATGCTGATCAGGACCAACCCCCACCTCCAGactcccatgtatttcttcctcagccacctctcctttGTAGACCTTTGCTACTCCTCCAATGTTACTCCAAATATGCTGCACAACTTCCTCTCAGCCCGGAAGACCATCTCCTACGCTGGATGCTTCACGCAGTGTCTTCTCTTCATTGCCCTGGTGATCACtgagttttatctccttgcttccATGGCCTTGGACCGCTATGCTGCCATCTGCAGCCCTCTACATTACAGCGCCAGGATGTCCAGGGACGTGTGCCTCTTTCTAGTCACAGTCCCGTATACCTGTGGATTCCTCAATGGTCTCTCTCAGGCACTGCTGACCTTTCACTTGTCCTTCTGTGCCTCCCTTGAGATCAACCATTTCTACTGTGCTGATCCTCCTCTGATAATGTTGGCCTGCTCTGACACCTATGTCAAAAAGATGGCGATGTTTGTGGTTGCTGGTTTCACTCTCTCAAGCTCTTTCTTCATCATTCTCCTCTCTTATGTTTTCATCGCTGCATCTATCTTGGCGATCCGTTCTGTGGAAGGCAGGTACAAAGCCTTTTctacctgtggctcccacctgACAATAGTCACTCTATTTTATGGAACCCTCTTCTGCATGTACTTGAGGCCTCCAACTGAGAAGTCTGTAAAGGAGTCCAAAATATTTGCAGTCTTTTATAGTTGTTTGAGCCCAATGTTGAACCCTTTGATCTACAGTATGAGGAACAAGGATGTGATCCAAGCCATGCAGCAAATGATTAAGAGAAATCTTTCATAA